A section of the Nitrospira sp. genome encodes:
- a CDS encoding DUF433 domain-containing protein, whose amino-acid sequence MNQVLPAKASEKLIMNDRIVVDSRICSGKPTIRGTRIMVTSILGMVAGGYTMAGIIEAYPELSVSDVTAALEYASRVIDEVKVCPRS is encoded by the coding sequence ATGAATCAAGTTTTACCGGCGAAAGCCAGTGAGAAACTCATCATGAATGATCGTATCGTTGTCGATTCCAGAATCTGCAGCGGAAAGCCCACGATTCGAGGAACCCGCATTATGGTGACGAGCATCCTCGGTATGGTGGCCGGTGGCTACACCATGGCTGGGATCATTGAGGCGTATCCCGAACTGAGCGTCAGCGATGTCACGGCCGCGCTTGAATATGCCAGCCGGGTGATTGACGAAGTGAAAGTCTGTCCGCGTTCCTGA